One window of Rasiella rasia genomic DNA carries:
- a CDS encoding class I SAM-dependent methyltransferase has protein sequence MTSCILCNNETIESYYKDNRHDFLKCTSCTSVFRNPLHYLDAAAEKERYLSHNNDINDTGYQHFVFPIIDAVARTFSSDKIGLDYGAGTGPVITKLLAEKGYTMKLYDPFFHPNTGVLQETYDFIVCCEVMEHFHHPLKEFRRLQRLLKPNGKLFCMTNTWETTKTISDFKKWYYKNDPTHVIFYNGENLERIKNEVGFSEIVIDDRLITIS, from the coding sequence ATGACTTCCTGTATTCTTTGTAATAATGAGACTATCGAAAGCTATTACAAAGATAATCGTCATGATTTTCTGAAATGTACTTCCTGTACCTCCGTTTTTCGAAATCCGTTGCACTATTTAGACGCAGCTGCAGAAAAAGAACGGTATCTAAGTCACAACAATGATATAAACGATACAGGTTACCAACACTTTGTTTTCCCTATTATCGATGCCGTAGCGCGTACATTTTCTTCAGATAAAATTGGGTTAGATTATGGTGCTGGTACAGGGCCCGTTATTACTAAACTTCTTGCTGAAAAAGGATATACCATGAAACTGTACGATCCATTTTTTCATCCAAACACTGGGGTGCTGCAAGAAACATATGATTTTATAGTGTGTTGCGAAGTAATGGAGCATTTTCACCATCCGCTAAAAGAATTCAGGCGACTTCAACGACTACTAAAACCCAATGGAAAACTATTTTGTATGACTAATACTTGGGAGACAACAAAGACCATTTCAGATTTTAAAAAATGGTATTATAAAAATGACCCCACACATGTAATTTTTTACAATGGTGAAAACTTAGAACGAATTAAAAACGAGGTAGGCTTTTCAGAAATAGTGATTGACGATAGGCTAATTACAATTTCTTAG